Proteins encoded together in one Impatiens glandulifera chromosome 1, dImpGla2.1, whole genome shotgun sequence window:
- the LOC124923092 gene encoding myosin heavy chain, clone 203-like, with protein MYSQREIPVYTAPRIETSPDHCPPPRENAASEESDERADPLLTGNSPLTQPEVSESDFTKEWVESRFQRFEGSTTERIDRRIQEFEDSAVQPFKERFQRIVCSALKFAETTRYLLDKTRDRLSEINEDQQEEAVLRSKYFKRTVILEDTTSELKENFGRLERETDQRLAEVAEDLINVDDAAVAADAQTAKRVQDELDAEASKEKEAPRSSQLTEEEEEAERLRKAEAKFPGLTKKAAAQAAEDDARLERERRRLESFAKDNKKKKAASSVSAPTKRKREPSKKAQIADLLNEVTETVITSIPQQAAQVEEEVEEQLQPRSTRQRVSEPASRPQPEKKKRNIYDFSDSE; from the exons ATGTACAGTCAAAGAGaaataccggtctatactgctccccgGATCGAAACGAGTCCGGATCACTGTCCACCTCCAAGGGAGAATGCGGCATCAGAAGAATCCGATGAAAGGGCGGATCCTCTTCTCACCGGGAATTCTCCACTTacacaaccggaagtctccgaaTCAGACTTCACAAAGGAATGGGTTGAGAGCCGTTTTCAAAGATTTGAAGGCTCAACAACAGAACGGATTGATAGGcgtattcaagagtttgaagactccgcGGTTCAGCCATTCAAGGAGAGATTCCAAAGAATCGTTTgctcggcactcaagttcgccGAAACCACAAGGTATCTCTTGGACAAAACTCGGGACCGGCTCTCAGAAATCAACGAAGATCAACAGGAAGAGGCGGTTCTGCGCAGTAAATACTTTAAGCGAACCGTAATTTTGGAGGATACGACCTCCGAGTTAAAGGAAAACTTTGGtcggcttgaaagagagaccgatcaacgattGGCGGAGGTTGCTGAGGacctg ATAAATGTGGATGACGCGGCtgtagcggctgatgctcaaacggctaagagggtccaggatgAGCTGGACGCCGAAGCAAGTAAAGAGAAGGAAGCACCGCGATCATCCCAACTtaccgaagaagaagaggaagccgAGCGACTTCGAAAGGCAGAGGCTAAGTTCCCGGGACTTACAAAGAAagcagccgctcaagctgcggaGGATGATGCGCGGTTGGAAAGAGAAAGACGGAGGCTGGAAAGTTTCGCAAAAGataacaagaagaaaaaggcagcCTCCTCCGTTTCAGCGCCGACAAAGCGAAAGAGGGAACCTTCAAAGAAAGCCCAAATAGCCGACCTGCTCAATGAGGTTACTGAAACCGTCATTACGAGTATACCGCAGCAGGCAGCTCAAGTCGAAGAGGAGGTTGAAGAACAACTGCAGCcccggtctacaagacaacgagttTCCGAACCGGCCAGTCGACCGCAACCGGAGAAGAAAAAGCGGAAcatatatgacttctcggactcggaatag
- the LOC124923108 gene encoding protein NRT1/ PTR FAMILY 2.7-like, translated as MLLTLTATINTLRPIPCVHDGPGLCGGPSKVQYAVLYIALAMAVIGVGGTRFTLVTIGADQLDKPKHRQSFFNLFIFTLYISNLVSATFTVYVEDNVSWGLGFGLCLAANLIGLALFLFGARFYRHVKPKDGSPFVGLARVVVAAFSKRRESVSFDPERYYYFTQKCSQEELGRVEHFVTAPSSFFKFLNKAALKTEGDVKADGSIANPWKLCTVQQVEDLKVLIKLFPIWSSGIFLSIPLVIQQSLSTLQALSMDRHLGHHFKIPAGSMTVFILLSTCLTIILLDRLIYPLVENLIGRPFSSFEIIGLGHVFCAMSTAVAALVESRRLKESAVNPNSMSVLWLVPQLILSGIGEAFHLPGSTGLFYQEFPDSLKSTATGALAMFIGLAFCLTTAIVGVLRRATEWLPDNIDHGRIDIVFWLFFGIGVLNFGYYLVGAHCYKYRLGNHMIHGSPSDQVMIENINGDRDDQDSTRK; from the exons ATGCTTCTAACCTTAACCGCCACTATTAACACCTTGAGACCTATTCCATGTGTGCATGATGGTCCGGGTTTGTGTGGAGGCCCATCAAAGGTTCAATATGCTGTACTGTATATTGCTCTGGCTATGGCCGTTATAGGAGTGGGAGGAACGCGGTTCACCTTGGTCACCATAGGGGCAGACCAGCTGGACAAACCTAAGCACCGACAGAGCTTCTTCAACTTGTTCATTTTCACCTTATACATTTCCAATTTGGTGAGTGCAACCTTCACAGTATATGTAGAAGACAATGTAAGTTGGGGGCTGGGATTTGGGCTATGCCTTGCTGCGAATTTGATAGGCTTGGCCTTATTCTTGTTTGGTGCTAGATTTTACCGTCATGTTAAGCCGAAGGATGGCAGTCCCTTTGTGGGTTTGGCTCGTGTTGTGGTGGCGGCATTTAGTAAAAGACGAGAATCTGTTAGTTTTGATCCGGAAAGATACTACTATTTCACGCAGAAGTGCAGTCAAGAGGAATTAGGAAGAGTCGAACACTTTGTGACTGCTCCATCTAGTTTCTTCAA ATTCCTAAATAAGGCAGCATTGAAAACTGAGGGAGATGTGAAGGCTGATGGCTCAATTGCAAACCCATGGAAGTTGTGTACAGTCCAACAAGTTGAAGATCTAAAGGTGTTAATCAAGCTTTTTCCTATATGGTCAAGTGGAATATTCTTAAGCATCCCCTTAGTCATTCAACAAAGCCTATCCACCCTACAAGCCCTATCCATGGACCGGCACCTTGGCCACCATTTCAAGATCCCAGCAGGGTCCATGACAGTGTTCATTCTCCTCTCCACCTGCCTCACCATAATCCTATTGGATCGCCTGATCTATCCTCTAGTAGAAAATCTCATCGGTCGTCCTTTTTCATCCTTCGAGATAATTGGACTGGGCCACGTATTTTGCGCGATGAGCACGGCGGTTGCAGCATTGGTGGAGTCTAGGCGACTCAAAGAATCTGCGGTAAACCCCAATAGCATGTCGGTTTTGTGGCTGGTACCACAACTGATTCTGTCAGGGATAGGAGAAGCATTCCATTTACCTGGAAGCACGGGATTGTTCTACCAGGAGTTTCCAGATTCGTTAAAGAGTACAGCCACGGGTGCGTTGGCGATGTTCATTGGGCTCGCATTTTGCCTTACCACAGCGATAGTGGGGGTTCTTAGGAGGGCGACTGAGTGGCTACCCGATAATATAGACCATGGTAGGATTGATATTGTTTTCTGGTTGTTTTTCGGGATTGGGGTGCTTAATTTTGGGTATTACTTGGTTGGTGCACACTGCTACAAATATAGATTGGGTAATCATATGATCCATGGCAGCCCAAGTGATCAGGTCATGATTGAGAACATTAATGGTGATCGTGATGATCAAGATTCAACCCGAAAATGA